In a single window of the Streptomyces sp. CGMCC 4.7035 genome:
- the eccB gene encoding type VII secretion protein EccB encodes MTYTDVIVANAIEHHKTGDWGIMAKRRDELAAYTFARKRTVAAFLAPSPGGSEEGAPRPVHTVMPSLAMGVVLVVGFIAWGVIKPAAPAGWDKPGEYIIVDSDSTTRYVVLPDETSNGKKTPTLHPVLNYASAKLLLDKGKGSVLEVPGKEIDKSGIPHGATLGIPYAPDRLPAKEDAEKAKTWAVCERRAPGSDDAIDRAVFVLDSDDAKSLDNAGKVDAREALYVIDSKTSREYLVDGKGNAFLLGGPSGLDGTTMEQLRAAVIGTTAEPQPVSQQWLHTLNERGVITFPTVPSIGQRTSVKGLPEDASTVGRVLKAQDAQGEQYYVVLKDRIAAITPFVASLLKSSPSAKTAYGTDEITDIKADTPDIIAANGGQADSFYADKGWPQTVPRQANPAATATGEARTTSCSVYSGTIGENRKPELAAWAGTAYPKKVIADSLSAYVSSGSGLLFQEVTGTAQGGGATYLLTDTGLRYSLPSNNDSAAKGSAGDSSSSSSSTSSSASSSSSSEGGASETDKARTRLGYEKVSNPAIVPQSWATFIPKGPTLDTVSAAQPQSQ; translated from the coding sequence GTGACGTACACGGACGTGATCGTCGCGAACGCGATCGAGCACCACAAAACGGGAGACTGGGGGATCATGGCAAAGCGTCGGGATGAGCTCGCCGCCTACACGTTCGCTCGCAAGCGCACCGTCGCGGCGTTCCTGGCACCATCGCCGGGGGGCTCCGAAGAAGGCGCGCCGCGTCCCGTCCACACGGTGATGCCCAGCCTGGCGATGGGCGTTGTGCTGGTGGTGGGCTTCATCGCGTGGGGCGTGATAAAGCCGGCGGCGCCGGCGGGCTGGGACAAACCCGGCGAGTACATCATCGTGGACAGCGACTCCACGACGCGCTACGTCGTCCTCCCCGACGAGACGTCGAACGGCAAGAAGACCCCGACGCTGCACCCCGTCCTGAATTACGCCTCCGCCAAGCTCCTGCTCGACAAGGGCAAGGGCAGCGTCCTCGAGGTCCCCGGCAAGGAGATCGACAAGAGCGGCATCCCGCACGGCGCGACCCTCGGCATCCCCTACGCCCCCGACCGGCTGCCCGCCAAGGAAGACGCGGAGAAGGCGAAGACCTGGGCGGTGTGCGAGCGCCGGGCCCCCGGATCGGACGATGCCATCGACCGCGCCGTCTTCGTCCTCGACTCCGACGACGCCAAGTCGCTGGACAACGCGGGCAAGGTCGACGCGCGAGAGGCCCTGTACGTCATCGACTCCAAGACCTCACGGGAATACCTGGTCGACGGCAAGGGCAACGCCTTCCTGCTGGGCGGCCCGTCGGGTCTCGACGGCACCACGATGGAACAGTTGCGCGCCGCCGTCATCGGCACCACGGCCGAGCCGCAGCCGGTGAGCCAGCAGTGGCTGCACACCCTCAACGAGCGCGGCGTCATCACCTTCCCGACGGTTCCGTCCATCGGTCAGCGCACCTCCGTCAAGGGGCTGCCCGAGGATGCGAGCACGGTGGGCCGGGTGCTCAAGGCGCAGGACGCGCAGGGCGAGCAGTACTACGTCGTCCTCAAGGACCGGATCGCCGCCATCACACCGTTCGTGGCCAGCCTGCTCAAGAGCTCGCCCTCCGCCAAGACGGCGTACGGGACCGACGAGATCACCGACATCAAGGCCGACACCCCGGACATCATCGCCGCCAACGGGGGCCAGGCGGACAGCTTCTATGCCGACAAGGGATGGCCCCAGACCGTTCCGCGGCAGGCCAACCCGGCGGCGACGGCGACCGGGGAGGCCCGTACCACCTCGTGCAGCGTCTACAGCGGCACCATCGGCGAGAACAGGAAGCCGGAGCTCGCCGCCTGGGCCGGGACGGCGTATCCCAAGAAGGTCATCGCCGATTCGCTGAGCGCATACGTCTCGTCCGGTTCGGGGCTCCTTTTCCAGGAGGTCACCGGTACGGCGCAGGGCGGCGGTGCGACGTACCTGCTGACGGACACGGGCCTGCGCTACTCGCTGCCGTCGAACAACGACAGCGCGGCGAAGGGAAGCGCCGGCGATTCGTCCTCGTCCTCGTCCTCGACTTCGTCTTCTGCCTCCTCCTCCTCCTCCTCGGAGGGAGGAGCGAGCGAGACGGACAAGGCACGCACGCGGCTGGGCTACGAGAAGGTTTCCAACCCAGCGATCGTGCCGCAGTCTTGGGCGACGTTCATCCCCAAGGGGCCCACCCTGGACACCGTCAGCGCGGCGCAGCCGCAGAGCCAATGA
- a CDS encoding S8 family peptidase gives MTGTAVALTGLLCTLATAPARAATPVGWEGTALGLTAAQRLSQGQGVTVAVLDSGVYADHPALKGKVTTGPDYRQDGLKEGDAQWGQHGTAMASDVLKVAPKAKILSVRVIDDKHEEERSEKEMEEYRKRGDNPIAKGINYAVQHGADVISMSLGSDDLFTSYDEDEAAAVAYAVRNGVTVLASAGNAGDVLNGASYPAGYAGVIAVAATQQGGGRANFSTVHTYNDVAAPGVDIMSATNTGGYKAVDGTSPACALAAGVVALMYAKNPKLTPAQVNDVLIATTHRPAGGGSALLGYGRINAEAAVRAAASPPRDKSGAAAYKGKEHLVTLDGTPKTKHAPLDQGLWMTGLVAAGVGLVFLIGGALLAWSGRRKVSAGAGGMMQRQGTFLG, from the coding sequence ATGACCGGCACCGCGGTCGCCCTCACCGGTCTGCTGTGCACGCTGGCCACCGCTCCGGCCCGCGCGGCCACGCCGGTCGGCTGGGAGGGCACGGCCCTCGGCCTGACCGCAGCACAGCGGCTGAGCCAGGGCCAGGGAGTGACGGTCGCGGTCCTCGACAGCGGCGTGTACGCCGACCATCCCGCCCTCAAGGGCAAGGTCACCACCGGGCCCGACTATCGCCAGGACGGGCTGAAGGAGGGCGACGCGCAGTGGGGGCAGCACGGCACCGCCATGGCCTCCGACGTCCTCAAAGTCGCCCCGAAGGCCAAGATCCTCTCCGTGCGCGTCATCGACGACAAGCATGAGGAGGAACGCAGCGAGAAGGAGATGGAGGAGTACCGCAAGCGCGGCGACAACCCGATCGCCAAAGGCATCAACTACGCGGTCCAGCATGGTGCCGACGTGATCTCCATGTCCCTCGGCAGCGACGACCTGTTCACCTCGTACGACGAGGACGAGGCCGCCGCCGTGGCCTACGCCGTACGCAACGGCGTGACAGTGCTCGCCTCGGCCGGTAACGCGGGCGACGTGCTCAACGGGGCCTCCTACCCGGCGGGTTACGCGGGCGTGATCGCGGTGGCCGCCACCCAGCAGGGCGGCGGGCGCGCCAACTTCTCCACGGTGCACACGTACAACGACGTGGCCGCGCCCGGCGTCGACATCATGAGCGCGACGAACACCGGCGGCTACAAGGCGGTCGACGGCACCTCACCGGCCTGCGCGCTGGCCGCCGGCGTCGTGGCCCTCATGTACGCGAAGAATCCGAAGCTGACCCCTGCCCAGGTGAATGACGTCCTGATCGCTACCACTCACCGCCCCGCAGGCGGTGGCAGTGCCCTGCTCGGGTACGGACGGATCAACGCGGAAGCGGCAGTGAGGGCCGCTGCCTCGCCCCCCAGGGACAAGTCAGGGGCGGCGGCTTACAAGGGTAAGGAGCATCTAGTGACTCTGGACGGGACACCGAAGACCAAGCACGCGCCACTGGACCAGGGGCTGTGGATGACGGGACTGGTCGCTGCAGGCGTGGGGCTGGTGTTTCTGATCGGCGGGGCACTCCTTGCGTGGTCGGGCCGCCGCAAGGTGTCGGCGGGAGCGGGCGGGATGATGCAGCGCCAGGGGACCTTCCTGGGCTGA
- the mycP gene encoding type VII secretion-associated serine protease mycosin: MGGVTARSRSRDSGTRALRRAFGVLAATGICLASAPPALAAPALARPDGPDFGLAASSECVFGGDVIKSTPWSLQRILLDQLREQATGKGVTVAVIDTGVDASNVQLREAMASGGGDYVGSTKGTQDLEGHGTRVAGIIAARPLKGTGFVGLAPEAKILSFRYTGGENKQGNSRTMSSAIRAAVAKGAKIINISSDTANRQDNTELRNAVAAAVQSGALIVAAAGNDGADGKAAKTYPASYPGVLAVAASDRNDERAYFSQAGDFVDVAAPGVDMVSTVPKGGQCTADGTSFATPYVAGVAALLKEKHPNWTAAQLATRIEETAQRPGRGPNQFIGWGVVDPVAALSEDSTPSNSPKPDAPMAAGSGGVIPMAVTMGESEAERERRVAVYVLGIGLVLVLVAAGSGVALRDWRTKRVGQAGRAGQSG; encoded by the coding sequence ATGGGGGGCGTGACAGCCCGTTCGCGTAGCCGCGACAGTGGGACCCGCGCACTGCGGCGGGCTTTCGGCGTGCTCGCGGCCACGGGGATCTGCCTGGCATCGGCCCCGCCGGCATTGGCTGCCCCGGCACTTGCCCGCCCCGACGGCCCGGACTTCGGCCTGGCGGCCAGCTCCGAATGTGTCTTCGGTGGCGACGTCATCAAGTCCACGCCCTGGTCACTCCAGCGGATACTCCTGGACCAGCTGCGCGAACAGGCGACGGGCAAGGGCGTCACGGTCGCGGTGATCGACACCGGCGTCGACGCCTCCAACGTCCAGCTGCGCGAGGCCATGGCCTCCGGCGGCGGCGACTACGTCGGCTCGACAAAGGGCACCCAGGACCTGGAAGGCCACGGCACCCGGGTCGCGGGCATCATCGCCGCCCGCCCGCTGAAGGGCACCGGTTTCGTGGGCCTCGCGCCCGAGGCCAAGATCCTCTCCTTCCGTTACACGGGCGGGGAGAACAAGCAGGGCAACTCGCGGACCATGTCCTCGGCCATCCGTGCCGCGGTCGCCAAGGGCGCGAAGATCATCAACATCTCGTCGGACACCGCGAACAGGCAGGACAACACGGAACTGCGGAACGCCGTGGCGGCCGCCGTGCAGTCGGGCGCCCTCATCGTGGCGGCCGCCGGCAACGACGGCGCCGACGGCAAGGCCGCGAAGACCTACCCCGCCTCGTACCCGGGCGTCCTGGCAGTGGCGGCCTCCGACCGCAACGACGAACGCGCCTACTTCTCACAGGCCGGCGACTTCGTCGACGTCGCGGCACCGGGCGTCGACATGGTCTCCACCGTCCCCAAGGGCGGCCAGTGCACCGCCGACGGCACGAGCTTCGCGACCCCCTACGTGGCGGGCGTCGCGGCTCTGCTGAAGGAGAAGCACCCGAACTGGACGGCGGCCCAGCTCGCCACCCGCATCGAGGAAACCGCCCAACGCCCGGGCCGCGGCCCCAACCAGTTCATCGGCTGGGGTGTCGTGGACCCGGTCGCCGCCCTGTCGGAGGACTCCACGCCGAGCAACTCCCCGAAACCGGATGCGCCGATGGCGGCGGGGTCTGGCGGGGTCATCCCCATGGCGGTGACCATGGGGGAGAGCGAGGCGGAACGCGAACGCCGGGTCGCCGTCTACGTGCTGGGTATAGGCCTGGTGCTGGTGCTCGTGGCGGCGGGGAGCGGGGTGGCTTTGCGGGACTGGCGGACCAAGCGGGTTGGACAGGCCGGCCGGGCTGGACAGTCGGGCTAG
- a CDS encoding WXG100 family type VII secretion target: MAGQFRVTEDELAKLSGDISNVNGQLQGEIRRLNGVIDQIAGGWQGQAATSYHQLQERWNADAKRMSDILNDIKEAVDSTRSNYSASEEQQNSEISKIMSDFG, from the coding sequence ATGGCCGGCCAGTTCCGGGTAACAGAGGACGAACTCGCCAAGCTCTCCGGCGACATCAGCAACGTCAACGGTCAGCTGCAGGGCGAGATCCGCCGTCTCAACGGAGTGATCGACCAGATCGCGGGCGGCTGGCAGGGCCAGGCGGCCACGTCCTACCACCAGCTGCAGGAGCGCTGGAACGCGGACGCGAAGAGGATGAGCGACATCCTCAACGACATCAAGGAAGCCGTGGACTCCACGCGGAGCAACTACTCCGCGTCGGAAGAGCAGCAGAACTCCGAGATCAGCAAGATCATGTCCGACTTCGGCTGA
- a CDS encoding WXG100 family type VII secretion target codes for MSILVNYATITNASSDVRSTAGRIKQQLDDLEAAVKRVANTWEGEAQEGYQRKQREWDQTAADLHATLLKIATALQSAAENYQATEKSNASTWG; via the coding sequence ATGTCGATCCTCGTCAATTACGCAACCATCACCAACGCGTCCTCGGACGTGCGCTCGACCGCCGGTCGCATCAAGCAGCAGCTCGACGACCTCGAGGCCGCGGTCAAGCGCGTCGCCAACACCTGGGAAGGTGAGGCGCAGGAGGGCTACCAGCGCAAGCAGCGCGAGTGGGACCAGACCGCCGCTGACCTGCACGCGACCCTGCTGAAGATCGCCACGGCGCTGCAGAGCGCGGCCGAGAACTACCAGGCCACCGAGAAGAGCAACGCCTCGACCTGGGGCTGA
- a CDS encoding alpha/beta hydrolase: MASDFSRLMKQDFSDLEAAAKTWRTLSTTMDSLTDRHRRQVTGPLHHSWKGDDADAALFYLEDVESRIGVVETEAMAVAEVLDTTRFWMEQAQTDLRNAVRRAEGDGFKVDGDGWISDPTTTDLPRQDPDAQQMIADRDALLGEYRAAMEEALTAAHKASDDGAKALAELNGDILTDPLSHDAAAESAHDVKNAMKAVGVQAPQIPEDDPKAAAEWWKALSPEERQTYTTLYPKEIGATDGLPTDVRDDANRTALTQELNMLQEGNYSEDFPGESVETVNRRLNNAQVLNDQLEAADDAPKGRELYLLGYDSKDDGRAIVAKGNPDTAAHTGILVPGTNTNMDAVPGQITRIGRLQAAAENQSDGESVAMITWLGYDAPEASTTDFNSVGGTGRAEDGAPDLRQFVAGTHASHDGSPSHTTVLGHSYGSTVVGAAASGGSGLGADDIVVVGSPGMTVDQASDLQMDPEHVWIGGAKDDAVINHASDLTLGRDPMLGAFGGNNFEVDTHGHSGYWDEGSDSLDNQGAVIAGRKPTEVPKEGGELPPDAYIVPGL, translated from the coding sequence ATGGCCTCTGACTTCTCCCGGCTGATGAAGCAGGACTTCTCCGATCTGGAAGCCGCGGCCAAGACCTGGCGCACGCTGTCGACGACCATGGACTCCCTGACCGACCGGCACCGTCGGCAGGTCACCGGGCCACTGCACCACTCCTGGAAGGGCGACGACGCCGACGCGGCCCTCTTCTATCTGGAGGACGTCGAATCGCGGATCGGCGTGGTCGAGACGGAGGCCATGGCCGTCGCCGAGGTCCTGGACACCACAAGGTTCTGGATGGAGCAGGCCCAGACGGACCTCCGCAATGCGGTGCGGCGTGCCGAGGGGGACGGCTTCAAGGTCGACGGCGACGGCTGGATCAGCGACCCGACTACCACGGACCTCCCACGCCAGGACCCCGATGCACAGCAGATGATCGCGGACCGCGACGCCCTGCTCGGGGAGTACCGCGCAGCCATGGAAGAGGCCCTGACCGCCGCACACAAGGCCAGCGACGACGGTGCGAAGGCCCTTGCGGAGCTGAACGGCGACATCCTCACCGACCCGCTCAGCCATGACGCGGCAGCGGAATCCGCCCACGACGTCAAGAATGCGATGAAGGCTGTGGGGGTCCAGGCCCCGCAGATCCCCGAGGACGACCCGAAGGCCGCCGCCGAGTGGTGGAAGGCCCTCAGCCCCGAGGAGCGTCAGACCTACACCACGCTCTATCCGAAGGAGATCGGCGCGACCGACGGTCTGCCGACGGACGTACGCGACGACGCCAATCGCACGGCCCTCACCCAGGAGCTCAATATGCTCCAGGAGGGCAACTACAGCGAAGACTTCCCGGGCGAAAGCGTGGAGACGGTCAACAGGCGCCTGAACAACGCTCAGGTGCTCAATGACCAGCTCGAGGCCGCGGACGACGCGCCCAAGGGCAGGGAGCTGTACCTCCTTGGCTACGACTCCAAGGACGACGGACGGGCCATCGTCGCGAAGGGCAACCCGGACACGGCCGCGCACACCGGGATCCTGGTGCCGGGCACCAACACCAACATGGACGCCGTCCCCGGTCAGATCACACGCATCGGCAGGTTGCAGGCGGCGGCGGAGAATCAGTCCGACGGCGAGAGCGTGGCGATGATCACCTGGCTCGGCTACGACGCTCCCGAAGCTTCCACGACCGACTTCAACAGCGTCGGCGGGACCGGCCGGGCCGAGGACGGCGCTCCGGACCTGCGTCAGTTCGTGGCGGGCACGCACGCCTCGCACGACGGGTCGCCGAGTCACACCACCGTCCTCGGCCACAGCTACGGTTCCACAGTGGTCGGTGCGGCGGCTTCAGGAGGCTCCGGTCTGGGCGCGGACGACATCGTGGTCGTCGGCAGCCCGGGGATGACCGTGGACCAAGCGAGCGATCTGCAGATGGATCCGGAACACGTGTGGATCGGCGGCGCGAAGGACGACGCCGTCATCAACCACGCCTCCGACCTCACCCTCGGCCGCGACCCGATGCTGGGAGCCTTCGGTGGCAACAATTTCGAAGTCGACACCCACGGTCACAGCGGCTACTGGGACGAGGGCAGCGATTCTCTCGACAACCAGGGAGCGGTCATCGCGGGAAGGAAGCCGACGGAGGTTCCGAAGGAGGGCGGCGAGCTGCCGCCGGACGCCTACATCGTCCCAGGTCTGTAA
- a CDS encoding ISAs1 family transposase, with protein sequence MCRQSATVCLVKSPSRQHRVIGDLPSRLATLPDPRDRRGRRHPFVSVLLTACSAVMCGARSFAAIGQWARNAPQDTLARLGARTVSAFTVCVAPSTATIRRIINRVCPGGLADLLGSDPSGADTLAVDGKSARGSRHGDTPAAHLLAAMTGGGLTVTQLRVPDKTNEITCFASLLAPFDLTGVTVTADALHAQRGHARFLVEEKKAHYALCVKKNQAGLYERLHMLPWKEVTAKFYDRTEGHGRKETRVVQVLTVDDLDFPHATQVARVVRHRTCLKTGRRSRETVYVITDLTSREASPQRLAKIIRSQWVIENRLHFVRDTAFREDASKVHTEHGPENMATLRSYAINCLRAAGHHNIAAGLREMSYEPFTRPLALLGLR encoded by the coding sequence ATGTGTCGTCAGTCTGCCACCGTGTGTCTGGTCAAGTCGCCCTCGCGTCAGCACCGCGTGATCGGCGACCTGCCGTCCCGGCTGGCGACCTTGCCCGATCCCCGTGACCGGCGCGGAAGGCGTCACCCGTTCGTGAGCGTGCTGCTGACGGCCTGCTCCGCCGTCATGTGTGGGGCCCGGTCCTTCGCGGCGATCGGGCAGTGGGCGCGAAACGCTCCGCAGGACACCCTGGCCCGGCTCGGCGCCCGGACGGTGTCCGCCTTCACCGTGTGCGTCGCGCCGAGCACGGCGACGATCCGCCGGATCATCAACCGAGTCTGCCCAGGTGGCCTCGCCGACCTGCTGGGAAGCGACCCGTCCGGCGCCGACACCCTGGCCGTGGACGGCAAAAGCGCCCGTGGCTCCCGCCACGGTGACACCCCAGCCGCGCATCTGCTCGCCGCCATGACCGGTGGCGGACTGACCGTCACGCAGTTGCGAGTCCCGGACAAGACGAATGAAATCACCTGCTTCGCCAGCCTGTTGGCCCCGTTCGACCTGACCGGGGTGACCGTGACGGCCGATGCCCTGCACGCCCAGCGCGGCCACGCCCGCTTCCTCGTCGAGGAGAAGAAGGCGCACTACGCGCTGTGCGTGAAGAAGAACCAGGCCGGTCTCTACGAGCGGCTGCACATGCTGCCCTGGAAGGAGGTGACCGCGAAGTTCTACGACCGCACCGAGGGGCACGGCCGAAAGGAGACCCGCGTGGTGCAGGTCCTGACCGTCGATGACCTCGACTTCCCGCACGCCACACAGGTCGCCCGGGTCGTACGCCACCGCACCTGCCTGAAGACCGGCAGGCGCAGCCGCGAGACGGTTTACGTCATCACCGATCTGACCAGCCGGGAAGCCTCCCCACAGCGGCTCGCGAAGATCATTCGTTCGCAGTGGGTGATCGAAAACCGGCTCCACTTCGTGAGGGACACTGCCTTCCGCGAGGACGCCTCCAAGGTGCACACCGAGCATGGCCCGGAGAACATGGCCACCTTGCGGAGCTACGCGATCAACTGCCTCCGTGCCGCCGGGCACCACAACATCGCCGCCGGACTCCGCGAGATGTCCTACGAGCCGTTCACCCGTCCCCTGGCACTCCTCGGACTCCGCTGA
- the eccE gene encoding type VII secretion protein EccE, translated as MTSATSTRRVRRTQQQQDGDGPGRRRGSAPAPAAASPRTLPSPGGMGPLRLQQLILVELAAAVMVAAWATDASWLLAPAGAVAALLLLLAVLRRGRRPLPEWYETTRALRRRRREAKLPVPPGTDPMLAPTVECDPALRTYSFVSRDDRSIGMIGDGTFLTAVLFVQPGDQPLRPDSAGRQLPLQLIHGALEVDGIRLASAQVVQHTQPAPAPHLPQQSVAARSYGPLQAQAGSPALRLTWVALKLDPELCPEAVQARGDGVPGAQRALLRVADQLASRLAGAGFKATILDENELVQALATSSCLNPRVNAQHAQDGRQPQRRTVESVRSWRVDDRWHTTYWLSRWPQLGNGGVALPELITRFTSLPVLATTFSVTLGRAGNRGVSLTGHIRVTARGDDELGQIGRELERAASAAKVGLVRLDREQVPGALATLPLGGTY; from the coding sequence ATGACCAGCGCTACGAGCACTCGGCGCGTACGCCGCACACAGCAGCAACAGGACGGCGACGGTCCTGGCCGCAGACGCGGGTCGGCTCCGGCTCCCGCCGCCGCGTCGCCGCGTACGCTGCCCAGCCCCGGCGGTATGGGCCCGCTGCGGTTGCAGCAGCTCATCCTGGTGGAGCTCGCGGCGGCCGTCATGGTGGCCGCCTGGGCCACCGACGCATCGTGGCTGCTGGCCCCGGCCGGTGCCGTGGCGGCGCTGCTGCTTCTCCTGGCGGTCCTGCGCCGGGGCCGCCGGCCGCTGCCCGAGTGGTACGAGACGACGCGCGCGCTGAGGCGTCGCCGACGCGAGGCCAAGCTGCCCGTCCCGCCCGGGACGGACCCGATGCTGGCCCCCACCGTCGAGTGCGACCCGGCCCTGCGGACGTACAGCTTCGTATCCCGTGACGACCGCTCGATCGGCATGATCGGCGACGGGACCTTCCTGACCGCCGTGCTCTTCGTGCAGCCGGGAGATCAGCCGCTGCGGCCCGACTCCGCCGGGCGGCAGCTGCCGCTCCAGCTGATCCACGGCGCCCTGGAGGTCGACGGGATCCGTCTCGCGTCGGCACAGGTCGTGCAGCACACGCAGCCGGCGCCCGCGCCTCATCTGCCCCAGCAGTCGGTCGCCGCGCGGTCGTACGGCCCCCTGCAGGCACAGGCCGGTTCTCCCGCGCTCCGGCTCACCTGGGTCGCCCTCAAGCTCGACCCGGAACTGTGCCCGGAGGCCGTTCAGGCACGCGGAGACGGCGTTCCAGGGGCGCAGCGCGCACTGTTGCGGGTGGCCGACCAGCTGGCGAGCCGGCTGGCCGGGGCCGGCTTCAAGGCGACCATTCTGGACGAGAACGAGCTGGTGCAGGCGCTCGCGACGTCCAGCTGCCTGAACCCGCGGGTCAACGCGCAGCACGCGCAGGACGGGCGGCAGCCGCAGCGGCGTACGGTCGAGTCGGTACGGAGCTGGCGGGTCGACGACCGGTGGCACACCACGTACTGGCTCTCCCGCTGGCCGCAGTTGGGCAACGGTGGTGTGGCGCTGCCCGAGCTGATCACGCGGTTCACCTCGCTCCCCGTGCTCGCCACGACGTTCAGCGTGACCCTGGGCAGGGCCGGCAACCGGGGCGTCTCGCTCACCGGGCACATCCGCGTCACCGCCCGTGGTGACGACGAACTCGGACAGATCGGACGCGAGTTGGAGCGGGCCGCGAGTGCCGCGAAGGTCGGTCTCGTGCGCCTCGACCGGGAGCAGGTCCCCGGAGCCCTCGCCACTCTGCCGCTCGGAGGTACGTACTGA
- the mycP gene encoding type VII secretion-associated serine protease mycosin, translating into MGFKRVWSTTGVVALTGALLLTSAQTASADYVRDKQWVLDVFAMKDTWSETQGQGVIVAVVDSGVDGSHPDLTGQVLGGKDFTGGGNAQEDKIGHGTKMASIIAGHGHGAGNSSGVIGLAPKAKILPLRTLQTRDDNNSDETWGAAVRYAVDHGAKVINLSIANDGGKTLSAGREAIAYAEDHDVVVVAGSGNDGSSRVSEPAALPGVLSVGAVDKHANVWEDSNSGKGLALTAPGVDIVGANPTMSNGYGVGSGTSDATAFVSAAAALVRAKYPDLTAGQIINRLIKSASFLGHKGLKAPDEEYGYGIIRPRQAVTMDIPAGPKENPLGQLKSSNSTSGKESEETGTSVQAEKKKSSSSDILVIAGGIAAAVVVVGVLFAVIRSRRNGGNGGRGFGGGVSPQGAGYPPQHPTYPPAQQPYPNSVPNQGYPTPPQHSNPYTQQPPNQGQ; encoded by the coding sequence GTGGGTTTCAAGCGAGTCTGGTCTACGACGGGAGTCGTGGCGCTGACAGGAGCCTTGCTCCTCACTTCGGCCCAGACTGCCTCGGCTGACTATGTCAGGGACAAACAGTGGGTCTTGGACGTATTCGCGATGAAAGACACCTGGTCAGAGACTCAGGGGCAAGGGGTGATTGTCGCTGTTGTCGACTCTGGAGTGGATGGCAGTCATCCTGATCTGACTGGTCAGGTCCTTGGGGGCAAAGACTTTACCGGCGGCGGGAATGCCCAAGAGGACAAAATTGGCCACGGGACAAAGATGGCAAGCATTATCGCTGGCCACGGTCATGGAGCAGGGAATTCTTCTGGTGTGATCGGGCTCGCACCGAAGGCTAAGATCTTGCCTCTGCGTACACTTCAGACGAGGGATGACAATAATTCTGACGAGACGTGGGGTGCCGCAGTTCGATATGCGGTAGACCATGGCGCAAAAGTAATTAATCTCTCCATCGCAAATGATGGCGGAAAGACTCTAAGTGCCGGTCGTGAAGCGATCGCGTATGCAGAGGATCACGATGTTGTCGTCGTGGCAGGCTCAGGCAACGACGGGTCTTCTCGCGTAAGTGAGCCTGCGGCCCTACCCGGCGTTCTCTCTGTCGGCGCTGTGGACAAACACGCCAACGTCTGGGAGGACTCGAATTCGGGAAAGGGGCTAGCGCTTACAGCTCCCGGGGTGGACATTGTTGGCGCAAATCCGACGATGTCGAATGGGTATGGTGTGGGTAGCGGCACTTCGGATGCTACGGCCTTTGTATCCGCCGCCGCAGCCTTGGTCCGTGCAAAGTACCCTGACCTCACCGCTGGCCAAATCATCAACCGCCTGATCAAGTCGGCCTCGTTCCTTGGTCACAAGGGACTGAAGGCGCCCGATGAGGAGTACGGCTACGGGATTATCCGCCCGCGTCAGGCGGTCACTATGGACATTCCCGCAGGACCTAAGGAGAACCCTCTCGGCCAGCTCAAGTCGTCTAACTCGACTTCCGGAAAGGAATCCGAAGAGACGGGTACCTCGGTCCAGGCTGAAAAGAAGAAGTCCTCCTCCAGCGACATCCTCGTCATCGCCGGTGGCATCGCCGCTGCCGTTGTCGTTGTAGGCGTCCTCTTCGCAGTAATCCGCAGCCGCCGCAACGGCGGTAACGGTGGTCGCGGCTTCGGCGGTGGCGTCTCCCCTCAGGGTGCGGGCTACCCGCCCCAGCACCCCACGTACCCGCCTGCCCAGCAGCCATACCCCAATTCAGTCCCCAACCAGGGGTACCCCACTCCTCCGCAGCACTCCAACCCCTACACCCAGCAGCCCCCGAACCAAGGGCAGTAG
- a CDS encoding zinc-ribbon domain-containing protein, with the protein MIIFGTKGYLYQLAVLTLVCGRCGNPSAHTLRKRITKFTLFFVPLFPISTKYMTQCTFCGAEQNVAKEQAEQLQAQATSGHGGETSGRTQQQYPS; encoded by the coding sequence TTGATCATCTTTGGCACCAAGGGATACCTGTACCAGCTCGCGGTACTGACTCTGGTGTGCGGCCGCTGCGGCAATCCCTCCGCGCACACGCTCAGGAAGCGCATCACGAAGTTCACGCTGTTCTTCGTGCCGCTGTTCCCGATCTCGACGAAGTACATGACGCAGTGCACCTTCTGCGGCGCGGAGCAGAACGTGGCCAAGGAGCAGGCGGAGCAGCTGCAGGCGCAGGCCACGAGCGGCCACGGCGGTGAGACGTCCGGACGGACGCAGCAGCAGTACCCGTCCTGA